One region of Eupeodes corollae chromosome 1, idEupCoro1.1, whole genome shotgun sequence genomic DNA includes:
- the LOC129938431 gene encoding LOW QUALITY PROTEIN: leucine-rich repeat-containing protein let-4-like (The sequence of the model RefSeq protein was modified relative to this genomic sequence to represent the inferred CDS: inserted 1 base in 1 codon) — protein sequence MKSFPFLVLFNWYGFVISAANLSNVTLIACNMDSLKKEYLRDAKDLYVLHCNIPTLQNAVFLRHNKLETLCISDSKLSKLEDYSLNGLMSLTSLDLTRNNISQIKSWSDEDLXQRNSIKKLEIDSFRRFPYLQKLNLAVNLIEIIPDGMLRSLPLLKYINIGKNHLKQIDLSTFRGLHKLSHLALHYNQIYEINPQAFDTNNHLRSLRLEANAIVDLKFMAQMNLARLVHLNLSNNAINSLKRMAFTKDTELKSLDVSYNLIGEIYEDTLLGLESLEMLNASHNRIHTIASKSFLELTSLTHLDISANNLTNLPLDIFNSTHRLKYINMSDNALEHLESNHFYEMSQLQLLDLSINHLHRDNFIEGLFSHCRHHHQQRKPQMHALHLLNLSYNEYSVLNLSMLYEFERVDLSGNLWDCNWLIREMIHGPDTIRFGRNYIMKDTEADLWSVAGVDCYDEKTKRSIILIYDWNLMGSKDGENSISSLLFWSNILSNHEFDNRDIVICFLLLVILAFLAILLQFTCKSKRRIKQSSNREKDLEEIEMMSCGDTAISTDSNIDKK from the exons ATGAAAAGTTTTCCGTTCCTTGTGCTTTTTAATTGGTATGGTTTCGTAATATCAGCTGCAAATTTAAGCAATGTCACCTTAATCGCCTGCAACATGGatagtttgaaaaaagaatatcttCGAGATGCCAAAGATCTCTATGTTTTACATTGCAATATACCAACTCTTCAGAACGCTGTATTTCTGAGGCACAACAAACTCGAAACATTGTGCATTTCCGATTCCAAACTATCAAAACTAGAAGATTATTCCCTCAATGGATTGATGAGTTTAACATCCCTCGATCTAACGCGAAACAATATCTCTCAGATCAAGTCGTGGTCAGATGAAGATT ATCAACGTAACTCCATCAAAAAGCTGGAGATAGATAGTTTTCGACGATTTCCTTATCTTCAGAAACTCAATTTGGCTGTCAATCTTATCGAAATCATACCCGATGGGATGTTGCGCAGTTTGCCACTATTGAAGTACATAAACATTGGCAAGAACCACCTTAAACAAATTGACTTAAGCACTTTCCGGGGACTACACAAGCTGTCACACCTTGCCTTACATTATAATCAAATCTATGAGATTAATCCACAAGCTTTTGATACAAACAATCATTTGAGATCGTTGCGATTGGAGGCGAACGCCATTGTGGATTTGAAATTTATGGCTCAAATGAATCTGGCCCGGTTGGTGCATTTGAACTTGAGCAATAACGCAATTAATAGCCTTAAGCGAATGGCCTTTACAAAAGACACAGAGTTAAAGAGCCTCGACGTGAGTTATAATCTTATTGGGGAGATTTATGAAGACACACTATTAGGATTAGAATCACTCGag ATGCTAAATGCCAGCCATAACCGTATCCACACCATAGCCTCGAAAAGTTTCCTTGAGCTAACTAGCCTAACTCATCTTGATATCTCTGCGAATAATTTAACCAACTTACCTTTGGATATATTCAACTCAACACACCGCCTAAAATACATTAATATGTCCGACAATGCACTGGAGCACCTAGAATCtaatcatttttatgaaatgtcCCAGCTTCAGCTACTGGATCTCTCCATCAACCATCTACATCGTGATAATTTCATCGAAGGACTATTTTCTCACTGTCGACACCACCATCAGCAGCGGAAGCCTCAGATGCATGCACTCCATTTGTTGAATCTGAGCTATAACGAGTACAGTGTCCTCAACTTGTCCATGCTGTATGAATTCGAAAGAGTAGATTTGTCGGGTAATTTATGGGACTGCAATTGGCTGATCCGGGAAATGATTCATGGCCCGGATACAATACGCTTTGGTAGAAATTATATAATGAAGGATACAGAAGCAGATCTTTGGTCTGTGGCCGGTGTGGATTGTTATGATGAAAAGACCAAACGAAGTATTATTCTGATTTATGATTGGAATTTGATGGGTTCAAAAGATGGTGAG AATTCAATTAGTTCTTTGCTTTTCTGGTCAAACATTCTTTCAAATCATGAATTCGATAATAGGgatattgttatttgttttctgcTATTAGTCATACTTGCATTTTTAGCAATTCTACTACAATTTACTTGCAAATCAAAAAGAAGAATCAAACAATCATCAAATAGGGAAAAAGATCTCGAAGAAATCGAAATGATGTCCTGTGGGGATACAGCAATATCAACTGATTCAAATATCGATAAGAAGTAG